The following coding sequences are from one Streptomyces angustmyceticus window:
- a CDS encoding NADP-dependent succinic semialdehyde dehydrogenase: protein MAIATVNPATGETLKTFDALNAGEIEDHLVRADQAFQEHRTTSFGYRKERMLAAADLLDADQDGIARTMTTEMGKPLAQARAEAAKCAKTMRWYAHHAEELLADEHPDPADVSDSGAIRAVVRYRPLGPVLAVMPWNFPLWQVVRFAAPALMAGNTGLLKHASNVPQTALYLEELFRRAGFPEGCFQTLLIGSGAVEDILRDPRVVAATLTGSEPAGRAVASTAGDEVKKTVLELGGSDPFIVLPSADLDKAVRVGVTARVQNNGQSCIAAKRFLVHQDVHDAFAERFTARMAALTVGDPMDEHTDIGPLSSEQGRSDLEELVDDAVHRGATALCGGRRPPEHGAGWFYEPTVLSGITDGMRIHREEAFGPVATLYRVADLDEAVRLANDTPFGLGSNAWTRDPDEQQRLARDVQAGGVFFNGMTASHPGIPFGGVKRSGYGRELSGHGIREFCNMTTLWYGPED, encoded by the coding sequence ATGGCGATCGCCACGGTCAACCCGGCCACCGGCGAGACCCTGAAGACCTTCGACGCCCTCAACGCGGGCGAGATCGAAGATCACCTGGTCCGGGCGGACCAGGCATTCCAGGAGCACCGCACCACCAGCTTCGGGTACCGCAAGGAGCGGATGCTCGCGGCCGCCGACCTGCTCGACGCCGACCAGGACGGCATCGCCCGCACCATGACCACCGAGATGGGCAAACCGCTGGCCCAGGCGCGCGCGGAGGCGGCGAAGTGCGCCAAGACCATGCGCTGGTACGCCCACCACGCCGAGGAGTTGCTCGCCGACGAGCACCCCGACCCGGCCGACGTCAGCGACTCCGGCGCGATCCGTGCCGTGGTGCGCTACCGCCCGCTCGGCCCCGTCCTCGCGGTGATGCCGTGGAACTTCCCGCTCTGGCAGGTCGTACGGTTCGCCGCGCCCGCCCTGATGGCGGGCAACACCGGACTGCTCAAGCACGCCTCCAACGTGCCGCAGACCGCGCTCTACCTGGAGGAGCTGTTCCGCCGCGCCGGTTTCCCCGAGGGCTGTTTCCAGACCCTGCTGATCGGGTCCGGCGCGGTCGAGGACATCCTGCGCGACCCGCGGGTGGTCGCCGCCACGCTCACCGGCAGCGAGCCGGCCGGCCGCGCGGTGGCCTCCACCGCCGGTGACGAGGTCAAGAAGACCGTCCTCGAACTCGGCGGCAGCGACCCGTTCATCGTGCTGCCCTCCGCCGACCTCGACAAGGCGGTCCGCGTCGGGGTCACCGCACGCGTCCAGAACAACGGGCAGTCGTGCATCGCGGCCAAGCGCTTCCTGGTGCACCAGGACGTCCACGACGCCTTCGCCGAGCGGTTCACCGCCCGCATGGCCGCGCTGACCGTCGGCGACCCGATGGACGAGCACACCGACATCGGGCCGCTCTCCAGCGAACAGGGCCGCTCCGACCTGGAGGAACTCGTCGACGACGCGGTCCACCGGGGCGCCACCGCCCTGTGCGGCGGCCGGCGGCCGCCCGAGCACGGCGCGGGCTGGTTCTACGAGCCGACGGTGCTGTCCGGCATCACCGACGGGATGCGCATCCACCGCGAGGAGGCGTTCGGCCCGGTCGCCACGCTCTACCGCGTCGCCGACCTCGACGAGGCGGTGCGCCTGGCCAACGACACCCCGTTCGGGCTCGGTTCCAACGCCTGGACCCGTGACCCCGACGAACAGCAGCGCCTCGCCCGCGACGTGCAGGCCGGCGGTGTCTTCTTCAACGGGATGACCGCCTCCCACCCGGGCATCCCCTTCGGCGGCGTCAAGCGCTCCGGCTACGGGCGGGAGCTGTCCGGGCACGGCATCCGGGAGTTCTGCAACATGACGACCCTGTGGTACGGCCCGGAGGACTGA
- a CDS encoding MFS transporter produces MAPTTTPEKSEIPLRSRIFADLTPLRLSPDYRRLWCGNTISWMGQQMTALAVSLQVYALTHSTFAVGLVGLCSLVPLVVFGLYGGAIADTVDRRTLGLYSAAGATAMSVTLAAAAVAGYHRVWLLYTVVALQAVCFAMNSPARSSMIPRLLPPEQLPAANALNSLTSNLGLMGGPMLGGVIVGLWGYQAAYLIDVAAFGGALYAMWRLPSMRPDQGEGPRRRASVLDGLRFLATRPNLRMTFFSDLAAMVLAQPRALFPAVAVLWFAGDAKTVGLLVAAPAVGAVLGGLFSGWLGGIRRHGLAILIAVAAWGAAIACFGLSRHLWLGLFFLAVAGCADTISMVFRSTMLQAATPDAMRGRLQGVFIVVVAGGPRLGDFLAGTAADLTSPATAVIGGGLACVLVVTALGLGRRAFARYDARDPQP; encoded by the coding sequence GTGGCCCCTACAACGACCCCCGAGAAGAGCGAAATACCCCTGCGCTCGCGGATATTCGCCGACCTGACCCCGCTCCGCCTCTCCCCGGACTACCGCCGCCTGTGGTGCGGCAACACCATCTCCTGGATGGGCCAGCAGATGACCGCCCTCGCGGTCTCCCTGCAGGTCTACGCCCTCACCCACTCCACCTTCGCGGTCGGCCTGGTGGGCCTGTGCTCCCTGGTGCCCCTGGTCGTCTTCGGGCTGTACGGCGGCGCCATCGCCGACACCGTCGACCGGCGCACCCTGGGCCTCTACAGCGCCGCCGGGGCCACCGCGATGTCCGTCACGCTGGCCGCCGCCGCGGTGGCCGGATACCACCGGGTCTGGCTGCTCTACACCGTCGTCGCCCTCCAGGCCGTCTGCTTCGCGATGAACTCACCGGCCCGCTCGTCGATGATCCCGCGGCTGCTGCCGCCCGAACAGCTGCCGGCCGCCAACGCCCTCAACTCCCTGACCAGCAACCTCGGTCTGATGGGCGGGCCGATGCTGGGCGGTGTCATCGTCGGCCTGTGGGGCTACCAGGCCGCGTACCTGATCGACGTGGCGGCCTTCGGCGGCGCCCTGTACGCGATGTGGCGCCTGCCGTCCATGCGGCCCGACCAGGGGGAGGGGCCGCGGCGCCGGGCTTCCGTCCTGGACGGCCTGCGCTTTCTCGCCACCCGCCCGAACCTGCGGATGACGTTCTTCTCCGACCTGGCGGCGATGGTGCTCGCCCAGCCGCGCGCACTGTTCCCCGCGGTCGCGGTGCTGTGGTTCGCCGGGGACGCCAAGACCGTCGGCCTGCTGGTGGCCGCGCCCGCGGTGGGCGCCGTACTGGGCGGGCTGTTCTCCGGCTGGCTCGGCGGCATCCGCCGGCACGGCCTGGCCATCCTGATCGCGGTGGCCGCCTGGGGCGCGGCCATCGCCTGCTTCGGACTCTCCCGGCACCTGTGGCTCGGCCTGTTCTTCCTGGCCGTGGCCGGCTGCGCGGACACCATCTCGATGGTGTTCCGCAGCACCATGCTGCAGGCCGCGACGCCGGACGCGATGCGCGGCCGGCTCCAGGGCGTCTTCATCGTGGTGGTCGCCGGTGGCCCGCGCCTCGGCGACTTCCTCGCCGGCACGGCCGCCGATCTGACCTCCCCGGCCACCGCGGTGATCGGCGGCGGCCTGGCCTGCGTCCTGGTGGTGACCGCCCTCGGCCTGGGCCGTCGCGCCTTCGCCCGCTACGACGCGCGCGACCCGCAGCCTTAG
- a CDS encoding L,D-transpeptidase family protein: protein MARGRGRAAVQVRAAHRGRAAALISAAAVALVALAAPAPAATIPIGSPKHRLPLPLRMADTGGGDQLITALAPTADATSGTVRWWQRHNGRWRQAGWAPARFGSGGLTEGTTRVQGTSTTPTGLYDLPFAFGILPPPSGTAVPYRGVGADSWWCEDNASASYNRWVAPLPPDCAPGESERLADHPTQYARALVIGFNYRRPVHGRGAGIFLHVNGKGATAGCVSVPAGAMARILSWVRPSAHPHIAIGTTHGRTALTRY, encoded by the coding sequence ATGGCCCGAGGCCGGGGCCGGGCGGCGGTCCAGGTCCGGGCCGCGCACCGGGGCCGGGCCGCCGCGCTGATCTCGGCGGCCGCCGTGGCACTGGTTGCGCTCGCCGCGCCCGCCCCGGCGGCCACCATTCCCATCGGCTCCCCCAAGCACCGCCTCCCCCTCCCCCTCCGCATGGCCGACACCGGCGGCGGCGACCAGTTGATCACCGCCCTGGCGCCCACGGCGGACGCCACCTCCGGGACCGTGCGGTGGTGGCAGCGGCACAACGGCCGCTGGCGGCAGGCGGGTTGGGCACCCGCCCGCTTCGGGTCCGGCGGGCTGACCGAGGGAACCACCCGGGTGCAGGGCACCTCCACCACGCCCACCGGGCTGTACGACCTGCCGTTCGCCTTCGGGATCCTCCCGCCGCCATCCGGGACCGCCGTCCCGTATCGCGGGGTCGGCGCGGACTCCTGGTGGTGCGAGGACAACGCCTCCGCCTCGTACAACCGCTGGGTGGCGCCGCTGCCGCCGGACTGCGCGCCCGGCGAGTCCGAACGGCTGGCGGACCACCCCACGCAGTACGCCCGTGCCCTGGTCATCGGCTTCAACTACCGCCGCCCCGTGCACGGCCGCGGCGCCGGCATCTTCCTCCACGTCAATGGGAAGGGCGCCACCGCCGGCTGTGTCTCCGTACCGGCCGGGGCGATGGCCCGCATCCTGTCCTGGGTCCGGCCGTCCGCACACCCCCACATCGCCATCGGCACGACGCACGGACGGACCGCCCTCACCCGCTACTGA
- a CDS encoding metallophosphoesterase, which yields MCEDELIPPQADMTEQEWLRTGSAATAGGPPPRTTGRVPQWVNRRTLLGGAMAGAALTLLPSPGQSPASAAPRRQGPGAFPFPEHPNGKGEFAVLVTGDAGTGDEAQYAVAAAARDLCEAEGIGLAVGLGDNIYENGPESDDDSEFQDKFEKPNSGIDVPWLMVLGNHDCSGLIPGSGGDPSRGDREVAYAATSRRWYMPDRYYSVPLPAADPLVEFFAIDTIPWSSYVAQLDPHYRWDGPYMREQRSWLEGALRASRARWKVVIGHHPYLNNGKHGSAGSYDGFEIGNYTSGVHLKDMYEKVVCGRADLILSGHDHTLQILEPTARTGGTRQVVCGASAKTEDGVAHFGHPAAWQNFSDHGFMVLKVSGARLTIDAYTVDVATRKATLRHRARQTRPVAGAAPAHA from the coding sequence ATGTGTGAAGACGAACTGATCCCGCCGCAGGCGGACATGACCGAGCAGGAGTGGCTGCGGACCGGATCGGCGGCGACGGCCGGGGGGCCGCCGCCGCGTACGACGGGGCGCGTGCCGCAGTGGGTGAACCGGCGGACGCTGCTGGGCGGCGCCATGGCCGGCGCGGCGCTCACCCTGCTGCCCTCGCCGGGCCAGTCGCCCGCGTCGGCCGCGCCCCGCCGCCAGGGCCCGGGGGCCTTCCCGTTCCCCGAACACCCCAACGGCAAGGGCGAGTTCGCCGTGCTGGTCACCGGCGACGCGGGGACCGGCGACGAGGCGCAGTACGCGGTGGCGGCCGCCGCGCGGGACCTCTGCGAGGCCGAGGGCATCGGCCTCGCCGTGGGGCTCGGCGACAACATCTACGAGAACGGCCCGGAGTCCGACGACGACTCGGAGTTCCAGGACAAGTTCGAGAAGCCCAACAGCGGCATCGACGTGCCGTGGCTGATGGTGCTGGGCAACCACGACTGCTCGGGCCTGATCCCCGGCAGCGGCGGCGATCCGTCGCGCGGTGACCGGGAGGTCGCCTACGCCGCCACGTCGCGGCGCTGGTACATGCCGGACCGCTACTACAGCGTGCCGCTGCCGGCCGCCGACCCGCTGGTGGAGTTCTTCGCGATCGACACCATCCCCTGGTCGTCGTACGTCGCCCAGCTTGATCCGCACTACCGGTGGGACGGGCCGTACATGCGCGAGCAGCGCAGCTGGCTGGAGGGCGCGCTGCGCGCCTCGCGGGCCCGCTGGAAGGTGGTGATCGGGCACCACCCGTACCTCAACAACGGCAAGCACGGCAGTGCCGGTTCCTACGACGGCTTCGAGATCGGGAACTACACCAGCGGCGTCCATCTGAAGGACATGTACGAGAAGGTGGTGTGCGGGCGGGCCGATCTGATCCTGTCCGGTCACGACCACACGCTGCAGATCCTGGAGCCGACGGCCCGTACGGGCGGCACCCGGCAGGTGGTGTGCGGCGCGTCGGCCAAGACGGAGGACGGGGTGGCCCACTTCGGTCACCCGGCGGCCTGGCAGAACTTCTCCGACCACGGGTTCATGGTGCTGAAGGTGTCCGGCGCGCGCCTGACCATCGACGCCTACACCGTCGATGTGGCCACCCGGAAGGCCACCCTGCGGCACCGGGCCCGTCAGACCCGGCCGGTCGCGGGGGCGGCACCGGCGCACGCCTGA
- a CDS encoding SpoIIE family protein phosphatase, protein MTDAPPDPFDAEYDPRAGRDWRLVEEHAPGVSHGEPIGLRERLSLNRMGTFDWDLDRGSLDLDPGAMDVFDLRPDEYGGVPASLVGRVPPEECRRLDEALSQALLDGHSSYGAYFRVQCRDGAQRWTHAQGRILHTADGAPYRVIGIVREATSELADSALLRSLQQERQRQTVMVQQTTAALARALSVKDVTRVLTGSGGARRFGADGLVLGLVENDDFEVIATAGLEGEVPEDMMTSRLDDTLPLADAARGRRAVFLGTRGELIARYPRLRPYTEVLPAGSAAFLPLIAQDTVIGALGLFNAEPAVQSPEARNLALALAGVVAQSVQRATLFDQEREFATGLQATMLPRRLPPIEGGAVTVRYHPASVGRDIGGDWYDVIALPQGRTGLVVGDVQGHDTHAAAVMGQLRIALRAYASEGHSPETVLVRASRFLAELDTERFATCTYIQADMESGALHLARAGHLGPLISNSSRHIDWPEVRGGLPLGLATVFGRDHFPETQLFLEPGSTLLLCTDGLVEQPGQDITAGIEALSAAVRTGPTELEALADRLSDHLWADPGSEDDMALLLLHRLPVSGAVATPRLRLHVHQADPSGTAEVRSAVRRTLDQWRAGTVVHNIEVAASELIANALTHTESGALVSMELLPGTPRRIRLEVEDRSSRWPRRRSPGETATSGRGLMLVEALADEWGAEPRGAGKALWCEFAVPDGQEAARPG, encoded by the coding sequence ATGACCGACGCACCTCCCGACCCGTTCGACGCGGAGTACGACCCCCGGGCAGGCCGGGACTGGCGCCTCGTCGAGGAGCACGCGCCCGGAGTGTCGCACGGTGAGCCGATCGGCCTGCGCGAGCGGCTCTCGCTCAACCGGATGGGCACCTTCGACTGGGATCTGGACCGCGGCTCCCTGGACCTGGACCCCGGTGCCATGGACGTCTTCGACCTGCGCCCGGACGAATACGGCGGCGTACCGGCGTCCCTGGTCGGCCGGGTGCCGCCGGAGGAGTGCCGCCGGCTGGACGAGGCCCTGTCCCAGGCCCTGCTGGACGGCCACTCCTCCTACGGGGCGTACTTCCGGGTCCAGTGCCGCGACGGGGCCCAGCGCTGGACCCACGCCCAGGGGCGGATCCTGCACACCGCGGACGGGGCGCCGTACCGGGTCATCGGCATCGTCCGGGAGGCGACCAGCGAGCTGGCGGACTCCGCGCTGCTGCGCTCGCTCCAGCAGGAACGCCAGCGGCAGACGGTGATGGTGCAGCAGACCACCGCCGCGCTGGCCCGTGCGCTGTCCGTCAAGGACGTGACCCGGGTGCTCACCGGAAGCGGCGGCGCCCGGCGGTTCGGCGCGGACGGGCTGGTCCTCGGCCTGGTCGAGAACGACGACTTCGAGGTCATCGCCACCGCCGGGCTGGAGGGCGAGGTGCCCGAGGACATGATGACCTCGCGGCTGGACGACACCCTGCCGCTGGCGGACGCGGCACGCGGGCGCCGCGCCGTCTTCCTCGGCACCCGCGGCGAGCTGATCGCCCGCTATCCCCGGCTGCGCCCGTACACCGAGGTGCTGCCGGCGGGCAGCGCGGCGTTCCTGCCGCTGATCGCGCAGGACACCGTGATCGGGGCGCTGGGGCTGTTCAACGCCGAGCCCGCGGTGCAGTCGCCGGAGGCCAGGAACCTGGCGCTGGCGCTGGCCGGTGTCGTCGCGCAGTCGGTGCAGCGGGCGACCCTCTTCGACCAGGAGCGGGAGTTCGCGACGGGGCTGCAGGCGACGATGCTGCCGCGCCGGCTCCCGCCCATCGAGGGCGGCGCGGTCACCGTCCGCTACCACCCGGCGAGCGTCGGCCGGGACATCGGCGGCGACTGGTACGACGTGATCGCCCTGCCCCAGGGGCGGACCGGGCTGGTGGTGGGCGACGTCCAGGGCCATGACACCCACGCGGCCGCCGTGATGGGCCAGCTGCGGATCGCCCTGCGCGCCTACGCCAGCGAGGGGCACTCGCCGGAGACGGTGCTGGTGCGGGCGTCCCGGTTCCTGGCCGAGCTGGACACCGAACGGTTCGCGACCTGCACCTACATCCAGGCCGACATGGAATCGGGGGCGCTGCACCTGGCGCGGGCCGGCCACCTCGGCCCGTTGATCAGCAACAGCTCCCGGCACATCGACTGGCCCGAGGTCCGCGGTGGCCTGCCGCTCGGCCTGGCCACGGTCTTCGGGCGCGACCACTTCCCGGAGACCCAGCTGTTCCTGGAGCCCGGGTCGACGCTGCTGCTGTGCACCGACGGCCTGGTCGAACAGCCCGGCCAGGACATCACCGCAGGCATCGAGGCGCTGTCCGCGGCGGTGCGCACCGGGCCCACGGAGCTGGAGGCGCTCGCCGACCGGCTCTCGGACCATCTGTGGGCCGACCCCGGCTCGGAGGACGACATGGCCCTCCTGCTGCTGCACCGGCTGCCCGTCTCCGGGGCCGTCGCCACCCCGCGGCTGCGGCTGCACGTCCACCAGGCCGACCCGTCGGGCACCGCGGAGGTCCGCTCCGCGGTGCGCCGCACCCTGGACCAGTGGCGGGCGGGCACCGTCGTGCACAACATCGAGGTCGCCGCCTCCGAGCTGATCGCCAATGCGCTGACCCACACCGAGAGCGGCGCCCTGGTGTCCATGGAGCTGCTGCCCGGCACTCCGCGCCGGATCCGGCTGGAGGTCGAGGACCGCTCCAGCCGGTGGCCGCGGCGGCGCAGCCCCGGCGAGACCGCCACCTCGGGGCGCGGGCTGATGCTGGTCGAGGCGCTCGCGGACGAGTGGGGCGCCGAGCCGCGCGGCGCGGGCAAGGCCCTGTGGTGCGAGTTCGCGGTGCCGGACGGACAGGAGGCGGCGCGGCCGGGGTGA
- a CDS encoding glutamine synthetase family protein: protein MGSWAAQQRQEARQLAARLSAEGVRNVALTWVDNAGITRVKTIPAERLAAAAERGIGMSPVFDVFTSDDAITASEHLGGPDGDLRLFPDLERVTSLAAQPGWAWAPADRYDQLGLPHPACQRQFARRMTERAAAAGLELRMGFETEWVVTRAPAGHPAPGRADEPLDYPCTGPAYGMTRVVELSDYLRDVTEALSVQGIDVLQIHPEYAPGQFEVTTAPGDPVRAADDVVLVRETVRAVSVRHGLRASFAPSVVAGEVGNGCHLHTGLYRDGTSLHRSPDAAWGLAPEATAFLGGVLDALPALLAIGCPSPASYLRLQPSHWAGVYQCWGVENREAALRLITGAPDDPDGGHAEIKTFDAAANPYLAVGAVIAAGLHGIESAAQLPPPQTGDPGALGVRERARRGIVRLPATLTEAADRLEKSAPLHEAMGEVLHGAVLAVRRAEEAHFAESEDDAIAAATRWRW, encoded by the coding sequence ATGGGTTCGTGGGCTGCGCAACAGCGCCAGGAAGCCCGCCAGTTGGCGGCGCGTCTCTCGGCGGAGGGCGTCCGCAACGTGGCGCTGACCTGGGTGGACAACGCGGGCATCACCCGCGTCAAGACCATCCCGGCCGAACGCCTCGCCGCCGCGGCCGAACGCGGCATCGGGATGTCACCCGTCTTCGACGTCTTCACCTCCGACGACGCCATCACCGCCTCCGAGCACCTCGGCGGCCCCGACGGCGACCTGCGGCTCTTCCCCGACCTCGAACGCGTCACCTCGCTCGCCGCACAGCCCGGCTGGGCCTGGGCGCCCGCCGACCGCTACGATCAGCTCGGCCTGCCGCACCCCGCCTGTCAGCGGCAGTTCGCCCGGCGCATGACGGAACGGGCCGCGGCGGCCGGCCTGGAACTGCGGATGGGCTTCGAGACCGAATGGGTGGTCACCCGCGCCCCCGCAGGACACCCCGCCCCCGGCCGCGCCGACGAGCCGCTCGACTACCCCTGCACAGGCCCCGCGTACGGCATGACCCGGGTCGTCGAACTCTCCGACTACCTCCGCGACGTCACCGAGGCACTGAGCGTCCAGGGCATCGACGTCCTCCAGATCCACCCCGAGTACGCCCCCGGCCAGTTCGAGGTCACCACCGCCCCCGGCGACCCGGTCCGCGCCGCCGACGACGTGGTGCTGGTGCGCGAGACCGTCCGCGCCGTCTCCGTCCGGCACGGCCTGCGCGCCTCCTTCGCCCCGTCGGTCGTCGCAGGCGAGGTCGGCAACGGCTGCCACCTCCACACCGGGCTCTACCGCGACGGCACCAGCCTGCACCGCAGCCCCGACGCCGCATGGGGCCTGGCCCCCGAAGCGACCGCCTTCCTCGGCGGCGTCCTCGACGCCCTGCCCGCCCTCCTCGCCATCGGCTGCCCCTCACCCGCCAGCTATCTGCGGCTGCAGCCCTCCCACTGGGCCGGTGTCTACCAGTGCTGGGGCGTGGAGAACCGCGAGGCGGCGCTGCGCCTGATCACCGGCGCCCCCGACGACCCGGACGGCGGCCACGCCGAGATCAAGACCTTCGACGCCGCCGCCAACCCCTACCTCGCCGTCGGCGCCGTCATCGCCGCCGGACTCCACGGCATCGAGTCCGCGGCCCAGCTGCCGCCGCCCCAGACCGGCGACCCGGGCGCGCTCGGCGTCCGCGAGCGCGCCCGGCGCGGCATCGTCCGGCTGCCCGCCACCCTCACCGAGGCGGCCGACCGGCTGGAGAAGTCCGCCCCGCTCCACGAGGCGATGGGCGAGGTGCTGCACGGCGCGGTCCTCGCCGTCCGGCGCGCGGAGGAGGCCCACTTCGCCGAGAGCGAGGACGACGCCATCGCCGCCGCCACCCGCTGGCGCTGGTGA
- a CDS encoding amidohydrolase family protein codes for MPADAVGSLPGPADGLPPLVDHHCHGVLRHAPDPGTFAAYLTESDRPPAAGTTFFDTQAGFAVRRWCPPLLGLPAHCPPDRYLARRAGLGPAETRRRLLRATGIGTYLLDTGLPGDLTGPAETAADGGGAGFEVVRLETLAERLAAGTRDAEEFTDALARAVRDAARTAVAFKSVVAYRHGLALDPAPPAPGAVHTAARSWLAAGAPRLTDPVLLRHLVQLAVATGRPLQLHTGFGDPDLRLDHADPALLTDLVRTTADTGTDLVLLHCYPYHRQAAYLAAVFPHVYADIGLSLTHTGPRAAAVLAEFLELAPFGKLLFSTDAYGLPELYVVGSALFRTALGTVLGDWVSSGAWSAEDARRVGAMIAADNARRVYGLEGG; via the coding sequence ATGCCCGCGGACGCCGTGGGAAGCCTCCCCGGACCCGCCGACGGCCTGCCGCCGCTGGTGGACCACCACTGCCACGGAGTGCTCCGGCACGCCCCGGACCCCGGCACGTTCGCCGCGTACCTCACCGAGTCGGACCGGCCGCCCGCCGCCGGCACCACCTTCTTCGACACCCAGGCCGGCTTCGCGGTCCGCCGCTGGTGCCCGCCGCTGCTCGGCCTGCCGGCGCACTGCCCGCCGGACCGCTACCTGGCCCGCCGCGCCGGACTGGGCCCGGCCGAGACCCGCCGCCGTCTGCTGCGGGCCACCGGCATCGGCACCTACCTCCTCGACACCGGACTGCCCGGCGACCTGACGGGCCCGGCCGAGACCGCCGCGGACGGAGGCGGCGCCGGGTTCGAGGTCGTACGGCTGGAGACGCTCGCCGAACGGCTCGCGGCCGGCACCCGCGACGCCGAGGAATTCACCGACGCCCTCGCCCGCGCGGTCCGGGACGCGGCGCGCACCGCCGTCGCCTTCAAGTCCGTCGTCGCCTACCGCCACGGGCTCGCCCTGGACCCCGCGCCGCCCGCACCCGGCGCGGTGCACACCGCCGCCCGCTCGTGGCTGGCCGCGGGCGCGCCCCGGCTCACCGACCCGGTCCTGCTGCGCCACCTCGTCCAACTGGCCGTCGCCACCGGCCGCCCCCTCCAGCTCCACACCGGCTTCGGCGACCCCGACCTCCGCCTCGACCACGCCGACCCGGCGCTGCTGACCGACCTGGTCCGCACCACCGCGGACACCGGCACGGACCTCGTGCTGCTGCACTGCTACCCCTACCACCGCCAGGCCGCCTACCTGGCCGCCGTGTTCCCGCACGTTTACGCCGACATCGGGCTGAGCCTCACCCACACCGGCCCGCGCGCCGCTGCCGTGCTCGCCGAGTTCCTGGAACTCGCGCCCTTCGGCAAGCTGCTCTTCTCCACCGACGCCTACGGCCTCCCGGAGCTGTACGTCGTCGGCAGCGCCCTCTTCCGGACCGCGCTGGGCACCGTCCTCGGCGACTGGGTGTCGTCCGGGGCCTGGTCCGCCGAGGACGCCCGGCGGGTCGGCGCGATGATCGCGGCGGACAACGCGCGGAGGGTGTACGGGCTGGAGGGCGGCTGA